Genomic window (Acidimicrobiia bacterium):
GGTGGGGCGGGCAGTTCATTGGTTGGACAGCCCGGTTGGGGCGTCGGCCGGTTCGGGGGCCACGCCCCTCCCTGCAGGTTTTTGGGTGTTAGGCGACGGGGAGGTGTTTGAACACTTCCCGAGCCACGTAGCGTTTCAACATCCGGACGGTCTCGCCGATCGATTTGCCTTCCTTGCTGCGTCGTTCCACATACCGTTTGGTGTCGGGGTCGGATGCGAGGCGGCTAAGGACCACCTGATAGAGGGCATGGTTGGCTTGCCGGTTGCCGCCTCGGTTGAGTCGATGCCGGATCACCTTGCCCGACGAGGCCGGCAGTGGCGCTACCCCGCAGAGGTGAGCGAACGCGGCTTCGCTTTTCAGCCGTTCCGGGTTGTCCCCGGCAGCGACGAGGAGGATGGCGGCGTTGTCGACCCCGACCCCGTAGACGTTGAGCAGGTTGGGGGCGGCGGCGTTGATCAGGGGAGGCAGCATGTGGCGGATCTGGCTGATCTGGGCATCGAGTAGTTGCACCCGCTGCGCCAACGTCTTGAGCGCCACCTTGGTGGCGTAGGTGACCACGTCACCGTTGTCTCGAGGACGCAAGGCGGCGGTCTGGTTCACCAGTTGGGTTTTGGAGAGCCCGAAGAACCGTTCCCGCAGCGGCTGGGGGGCGGTGAATACCAGATGCCGCATCTGCACCGGGCGTGTCAGATCCTCTGTGTAAGAGGGGTGGCCTGACATAGTGACCCTGGCGGTTGGAGTCGGGGTCCGTGGA
Coding sequences:
- a CDS encoding transposase translates to PRTPTPTARVTMSGHPSYTEDLTRPVQMRHLVFTAPQPLRERFFGLSKTQLVNQTAALRPRDNGDVVTYATKVALKTLAQRVQLLDAQISQIRHMLPPLINAAAPNLLNVYGVGVDNAAILLVAAGDNPERLKSEAAFAHLCGVAPLPASSGKVIRHRLNRGGNRQANHALYQVVLSRLASDPDTKRYVERRSKEGKSIGETVRMLKRYVAREVFKHLPVA